AGTAAATCCTTTAAAGAAAAAATTTTTAAAAACTTATTGTACAGTACACAAATTTATAATGCTCCAATCATTAGATATTTTAAAAAATAATAAATATGAGGATGCTTATAATTTTTTTAAAGAAAATTTGTCAAAACTAAATGAAGGTACTACTTGGGCAGATCAAGATTTTAAAAGTTCTAATCATTTTTTCCATTTTAGTAAAGGAAAAGGCTTATATGGATTTTCTAATGCATTATTAGAATGTAAAAAATATCATAGAAAATCTTTAGAGTATTTGGAAAAAGGTGATTTAAATAAGGCTATGTTTTTTTTAGGAGCAGCCTGTCATTTAATACAAGATGTTACAGTACCTCAGCATGTTAACAATAAACTTTTAAAAAGTCATAGAAGATTTGAATTATGGATAATTAGTAAACTTTTAAATGATTACTCTTTTATGGCTGAAGATGAAATTGTAAGATATAGTAATTTAGATGAATATATAGTGAACAATTCTTTTTTGGCTAATAACACTTATATAAAATACATTAATATAAAAAATAGGGAAGAAAAATATAATAAAATTGCGTCAATAGTTTTAAAAGAAGCACAAAAAACTACTGCAGG
This window of the Clostridium cochlearium genome carries:
- a CDS encoding phospholipase C — translated: MGNRIEKTYGTALKGLFHAVNPLKKKFLKTYCTVHKFIMLQSLDILKNNKYEDAYNFFKENLSKLNEGTTWADQDFKSSNHFFHFSKGKGLYGFSNALLECKKYHRKSLEYLEKGDLNKAMFFLGAACHLIQDVTVPQHVNNKLLKSHRRFELWIISKLLNDYSFMAEDEIVRYSNLDEYIVNNSFLANNTYIKYINIKNREEKYNKIASIVLKEAQKTTAGFLLDYYEDVKNKESFLNLSK